From Microbacterium sp. 10M-3C3:
GCGGCGGCGACGAGGCGCTCGGCGCGCCGCGCCGCGGCATCGCGATCCAGCCCCACGAAGCCGAGCCGCGGCACGCACGGCACGCCGTACCGGGCGGAGGATTCCTCCGGCGCGGAGGACACGCCCACGATGTCGACGCCGCGCGCGCCCAGCTCGTCGCGTGCCGCCTCGAACATGGCCTCGTCGCCGATGTGGATCATCCCCGACACCACGCCGATGTCGCCGATCGTCAGAACGCCCACGCGTCTCCCTCGCAGAAATGCGGAGCCGAACTTCGGCGCCCCGTCAACCGTAGGCTCTGTTCGGATTGTCCCAGTACGATTCCCGACGGCGCCCGCTCGGCGCCGGCTCGGAGGGCAACATGGGCATTCAGACGGCGATGGACCGCATCACCGAGGCACCCTCGATCGTGGAGGCGATGCGCGCCGCAGACGACCTCGCGTTCGAGGCCGGTCGCGATCCCGGCGTCCGCACGCTGCGCGTGCTGTCGGCGGCGCTCGCCGGCGACGACGACCTCGCGGCGATCGCCGCGGTGCACGCCCTCGCGGAGATGAACGACGAGGAGGCCGCGCGGCTGCTGTCGAGCCTGCTCTCCTCCCGCCGGCCGTACATCGTCGAGCACGCCGCAGCGGCGCTCGGCCGACGCCCCGCCCGGCCCGACGCGGTCGGGCGCCTCATCCGGCTCGTCGCCGACGGGGGCTTCACCGGCATGATCGCGCAGCACACGCTCGAGAAGTGGTCGACGGGAGCCGGCGAGCTGCTCGCGGTCGCGCTGGAGACGGCGAGCACCGGCACCCTTCCCTACGACGCGCGAGCGCGCCTCGTCGAGACGATGGGCCTCGTGCGCCACCCGCTCGCCGTGCGACCGCTGCGCGCGTGGGCGACGGACGCCACAGCCCCCGCCGCCGTCCGCGAGGCGGCGGTGGCCGCACTGGGCCAGCGTCGCGAGCACGCCGCCCTCGCGACGCTCGAGGACCTCGTGGTCGAGGGCGGCGTCCTCGGCGACCTTGCGCGGCTCGCGCTCATCGACGCCGAGCCGGCCCCCGTCGTCCGCGACGCCGGGGGCGGACTCACGATCGCGCAACTGTTCCTCCACGCCGACGTCGACCCATCGCTCTCCGCCGCAGGCGCGGGCGACAACGGCGGCATCGCGACCCTGCTCGTGCGCCTGGGCGACGCCCTCATCGCGGCCGACGGCGACGTCCGGCGCGTCCTGACCCTCTCGCGCGGCACCGCGGCCCAGGCCGGGCCCGACCTCCTGCAGGTCGCGGGCGGCGAGGCGGGGCACGTGTACGGCCACGTCCCGCTCAGCCCGCCCCCGGTCGCGTCGGCCGCGGCCTGGCCCCTGCGCGTGAGCGTGCGCCGCGGCATCCGGCGCCTGCTGCGCGCCGCCGGCCGCGTCGACGTGCTCCACCTCCGCATGGCCGACGTCGGGAGCCTCGCCGCCGCCGACGTCGCGCGCGAGCTGGGCATCCCGACGGTCTTCACCGTCGCGCCCGACCCGCACAGTGTGATCGCGTCGCTCGAGCGGTCGGGCACGCTCACGCGCGAGGACTTCGGCCCCGCCGACCTCGCCGAGCACTTCTGGTTCCGCACGCACCTCGTCCAGAGCCTCGCCGCCTCCGCCGCGCACTCGGTGTTCTTCCCCCGGCCCGAGCTCGAGCGCGACATGCGCGCGCTCGTCGGCATCGACCTCTCCTCGCACCCCGAGCGTCACACCGTCGTCGCGGAAGGCGTCGACCTCGAGGTCGTCGATCGTGCGGTGGCACGGGCTCGCGCCGTCGCCGAGGGCGCGGCGCCCCAGGGCGCCCTCGCCGAGCTCGCGGGCCTCCTCGACGCACTCCCCGAGGAGCGCCGCCGCCTTCCGCTCCTCGTGACGGCCGGGCGGATGCACCGCATCAAGGGCATGGCGACCCTCGTCCAGGCGTGGGCGGACGGGCCGCTCGCCGACGCCGCGAACCTGCTCGTGATCGGGGGCGACCTCGAGAACCCGTCGGCCGACGAGCGCGAGCAGCTCGACCGCATCCGCGTCGCCGTGCCGCCGGCCGAGCGCGCCGCGCGCGGGCTGCTGCTCACGGGCCACCGCTCGAACGACGTCGCGGCGGACTGGCTCGCGGCCGCGCGCTTCGGTCTCCCCGGCCGGGCCGCCGCGGGCGGGGTGTATGTATGCGCGAGCCTCAAGGAGGAGTTCGGCCTCGCGATCCTCGAGGCCATGGCGACGGGCCTCCTCGTCGTCGCGCCCGACAGCGGCGGACCGGCCACCTACGTCGAGGACGGCCTTACGGGCTTCCTCACCGAGACGGCCGACCCGGGGAAGCTCGTCGCCGCGGTCGGTCAGGCTCTCGAGCGGGCGGCGGCGGGCGACGACGGCGCGGCGCGTCAGGCGCGCGACCTCGTCGCGGCGCGCTTCACGATCCAGGGCATGGCCGCGATGCTCGCGCCGGTGTACCGGTCGGTCGCGCAGGGCGAGGCCGAGCTGCAGCGTGCGGCGGGCCTGCTCGCATGACGCTGCTGATCATCAGCCCCGACTACGCCTCCCACCTCCTCCCGCTCGCAGCGCTCGGCACCGCGTGGCGCGACGCGGGCGATGACGTCGTCGTCGCGACCGGCCCCGCCACCGCGCCGATCGTCGCGGAGTTCGGCTACCGCCGCGTCGACCTCCCGCTCGGACGCGGCGCGAACGCGGGCGTCATCCGCAGCTCCGAGCAGCAGGCGGAGGAGGCGGCCTCCCTCGAGGGCTTCTTCGCCGCGACGCGCGAGGGGATGGTTCCCACGCTCGCCTACCAGGCCCGCGAGCGGCTGACCGACCTCATGTGGCAGCCGGTCGACCGGGCCCGCGCGACGCTCCGTGTGATCGACGAGGTGCGCCCCGACGCGATCCTCGTCGACCACCTGGCGTACAGCGCGCGCCTCGCTCTGCACACGCGCGGCATCGCGTACGGCGACGTCGTGCTCGGCCACCCGAGCGCCCTGCCGGTCGCCGGCGAGGTCTACGGCTATCCGCCCGCGTGGCCCGCCGCCTTCTCCCCCGACCCGGCCGACCTCGCCGACCTGCGCCGCGTGTGCGACGAGGTGGCGCGGCGGTTCACCGCGCAATGGAACGAGGCCGCGTCCGTTCTCGATCCGGATGCGGCGCCCGTCGCCGACGCGTTCGCGCTGCACGGCGACACGGTGCTGTACAACTACCCCGCCGAGCTCGCCGCCGGCGACGGCCGCGCGCTTCCGCCGCACCGGTTCCTCGGGTCGACGCCGCGCGCCGAGGCCGCCGCATCCGGGGTCGAGGGGTGGATCGCCGAGGGCGGGCCGTTCGTGTACGTGAGCTTCGGCAGCTTCCTCTCGGTGCGCGGCGACGTGCTCGCGCGCGTGGCGGCGGCGCTGCGGCAGGCGGGCCTGCGCGCGGCCATCGCGACCGGCACGACGGATGCCGCCGACCTCGGTCCGATCCCGGGCCACTGGCTCGTCGCGGAGTACCTGCCGCAGGTGCGTCTGCTCGCCTCGGCGGCCGCGGCGGTGACGCACGGGGGCAACAACTCCGTGACCGAGGCGGTCGGCCACGGCGTGCCGCTGCTCGTGCTGCCCTTCTCCACCGACCAGTTCGCCGGGGCCGCGGCGATCGAGCGCACCGGCTTCGGCCGAACGCTCGATCCGAACGCCGCGTCCGTCGACGAGCTCGCCGCCGCCCTGCGCGACATCGCCGAGCCCTCGTTCGCGGGCCGCGCGGCGCTGGCCGCCGCGGCCGCGGCGCAGCGCGCGCAGCCCGGCCCGCGCATCGCGCGCGCGACCGTGGGCGGCGCGTAGCCGGCCGGCGGGTCGGCTTCGGGAGGAGATTCCGCTTCGGGAGGACGGATGCGGCGGATCGGCCCTCCGCACGCCGGATCTCCTCCCGGGGGGCACGGTGGGGGCACGGCGCAGGTCAGGCGCGGGGTGCGGCCACGAGTCCTATCAGGGCCGCCATCTCAGCCGGGTTGCCGGCCGCCGCACGGTACTGCTCCATGCGCGCCGCGCTGGCGTCGTAGTGCGCGCCCGCACGCACCTCGCCGACGTGGTGCAGCGCGTAGACCCGGCCGTGATGGCGCTGGGGCGGGGAGCCCAGCAGGGTCGTGTGCGCGAGGTTCCATGCCGCATCCTCGAAGCCCCACCCACGGAAGCGCTCGTCCTGACCGCCGTGACGCGCCCACACGCGAGGGGTCGCGACGTAGACCCCCGAGCACGCTCCGTCGACGAACTGCTCGACGGTGCATTCGGGCAGCGGCACGCCCGCGGCGTAGTCGGCCGACCCGCTGCGTCCGAGCCACCGGTACTCGTCGTA
This genomic window contains:
- a CDS encoding glycosyltransferase; the encoded protein is MGIQTAMDRITEAPSIVEAMRAADDLAFEAGRDPGVRTLRVLSAALAGDDDLAAIAAVHALAEMNDEEAARLLSSLLSSRRPYIVEHAAAALGRRPARPDAVGRLIRLVADGGFTGMIAQHTLEKWSTGAGELLAVALETASTGTLPYDARARLVETMGLVRHPLAVRPLRAWATDATAPAAVREAAVAALGQRREHAALATLEDLVVEGGVLGDLARLALIDAEPAPVVRDAGGGLTIAQLFLHADVDPSLSAAGAGDNGGIATLLVRLGDALIAADGDVRRVLTLSRGTAAQAGPDLLQVAGGEAGHVYGHVPLSPPPVASAAAWPLRVSVRRGIRRLLRAAGRVDVLHLRMADVGSLAAADVARELGIPTVFTVAPDPHSVIASLERSGTLTREDFGPADLAEHFWFRTHLVQSLAASAAHSVFFPRPELERDMRALVGIDLSSHPERHTVVAEGVDLEVVDRAVARARAVAEGAAPQGALAELAGLLDALPEERRRLPLLVTAGRMHRIKGMATLVQAWADGPLADAANLLVIGGDLENPSADEREQLDRIRVAVPPAERAARGLLLTGHRSNDVAADWLAAARFGLPGRAAAGGVYVCASLKEEFGLAILEAMATGLLVVAPDSGGPATYVEDGLTGFLTETADPGKLVAAVGQALERAAAGDDGAARQARDLVAARFTIQGMAAMLAPVYRSVAQGEAELQRAAGLLA
- a CDS encoding glycosyltransferase, producing MTLLIISPDYASHLLPLAALGTAWRDAGDDVVVATGPATAPIVAEFGYRRVDLPLGRGANAGVIRSSEQQAEEAASLEGFFAATREGMVPTLAYQARERLTDLMWQPVDRARATLRVIDEVRPDAILVDHLAYSARLALHTRGIAYGDVVLGHPSALPVAGEVYGYPPAWPAAFSPDPADLADLRRVCDEVARRFTAQWNEAASVLDPDAAPVADAFALHGDTVLYNYPAELAAGDGRALPPHRFLGSTPRAEAAASGVEGWIAEGGPFVYVSFGSFLSVRGDVLARVAAALRQAGLRAAIATGTTDAADLGPIPGHWLVAEYLPQVRLLASAAAAVTHGGNNSVTEAVGHGVPLLVLPFSTDQFAGAAAIERTGFGRTLDPNAASVDELAAALRDIAEPSFAGRAALAAAAAAQRAQPGPRIARATVGGA